The following coding sequences are from one Paenibacillus sp. FSL R5-0912 window:
- a CDS encoding LytTR family DNA-binding domain-containing protein, whose amino-acid sequence MGYQEDRLSRIKLSDVYYFEAVDGKVFVYSENQVHEVKQKLYELEELCRDKNCFRASKSTILNIGKIASVHPSLSGRFTALLDNGERVVISRQYVPALKQRLGL is encoded by the coding sequence ATGGGGTATCAGGAGGACCGGCTCAGCCGCATCAAGCTCAGTGATGTCTATTATTTTGAAGCCGTGGACGGCAAAGTGTTTGTCTACAGCGAGAATCAGGTGCATGAAGTGAAGCAGAAGCTGTATGAGCTGGAGGAGCTATGCAGAGACAAAAACTGCTTCCGCGCCTCCAAATCCACGATTCTGAACATCGGCAAGATTGCCAGCGTGCATCCGTCCCTTAGCGGCCGGTTCACAGCTTTGCTTGATAACGGGGAACGTGTAGTGATATCAAGACAGTATGTGCCGGCACTCAAACAAAGACTTGGATTATAG
- a CDS encoding iron-siderophore ABC transporter substrate-binding protein: MSTTRKFSLKALFIPFALTIALVGCSNQESNSTASPSPAATAAASAEAAATEAPASQDATQYPITIKHALGEAVLESKPERVVTIQWANHDVALALGVVPVGFSAANFGVQDDSGLLPWTADKLKELNVTDPNVFQDTDGLDFEAISDADPDVILAAYSGITQEDYDTLSQIAPVVAYPTAPWATTWREQVLFNAEGMGMKAEGEQLIKDTEALVNEKAGKYPQINGKKVVWVNFSAEDLSKLHIYTPVDSRVSFLYELGMVYPESITSQITDPTSYSLSLSAENVEALYDADLIVGYGNDELLKTLQADSLLGKIPAIERGSVAFIDSDTPLVAAGTPNPLSIAYTIDEYLALIGGAIDKINE, from the coding sequence ATGAGCACAACAAGAAAGTTCTCTTTGAAAGCATTATTCATTCCATTTGCACTTACTATAGCGCTGGTTGGTTGCTCAAATCAGGAGTCTAATTCAACAGCTTCACCATCTCCGGCTGCAACTGCTGCGGCATCTGCTGAAGCGGCTGCTACAGAAGCACCAGCCTCCCAGGATGCTACGCAGTATCCGATTACGATCAAGCATGCGCTTGGCGAAGCTGTACTTGAGAGCAAGCCTGAACGCGTAGTCACCATTCAATGGGCGAACCATGATGTGGCGCTCGCGCTTGGCGTTGTACCTGTAGGCTTCTCGGCAGCGAACTTCGGCGTTCAGGATGACAGCGGACTGTTGCCCTGGACAGCAGATAAGCTGAAGGAGCTTAATGTAACCGATCCGAATGTGTTCCAGGATACCGACGGTCTTGACTTCGAGGCCATCTCGGATGCAGACCCGGATGTCATTCTGGCCGCATACTCCGGAATTACGCAGGAAGACTATGATACGCTTAGCCAGATCGCTCCGGTAGTCGCTTATCCGACGGCTCCTTGGGCAACCACTTGGCGCGAGCAGGTCCTGTTCAATGCAGAAGGGATGGGCATGAAGGCAGAAGGGGAGCAGCTGATCAAGGACACCGAAGCCCTGGTTAACGAAAAGGCGGGCAAATATCCGCAGATTAACGGTAAAAAAGTGGTTTGGGTTAACTTCTCCGCTGAGGACCTGTCCAAACTGCATATTTATACGCCTGTGGATTCCCGTGTCTCGTTCCTGTATGAGCTGGGAATGGTGTATCCGGAAAGCATTACCTCCCAGATTACGGACCCTACCAGCTACTCTTTGAGCTTAAGCGCAGAGAATGTGGAAGCCCTGTACGATGCTGATCTTATCGTCGGATATGGGAATGACGAATTGCTCAAGACACTTCAGGCAGATTCGCTGCTGGGCAAAATCCCTGCGATCGAAAGAGGTTCAGTTGCCTTCATCGACAGTGATACACCGCTGGTAGCGGCCGGAACGCCTAACCCGCTGTCCATTGCTTACACGATTGATGAATACCTTGCCTTAATTGGAGGAGCTATTGATAAAATAAATGAATAG
- a CDS encoding ABC transporter ATP-binding protein gives MNKAHHFGAEQLVAGYENRTVIHGVDLVIPDHKISVIIGSNGCGKSTLLKTMARLIKPTSGKVTLDGKPISKMPAKPLARVIGLLPQSPIVPEGISVADLVGRGRFPHQSLLGGWSRKDYEAVAEAMEIMNITEFANHNIDELSGGQQQRVWIAMALAQQTDILFLDEPTTFLDITYQVEILDLLTDLNRKHGTTIVMVLHDINLSARYADHIFALHTGKLVAAGTPAEVITSMRVKEIFGLDCTVIADPVSGSPLVVPRGRYHDRQANALK, from the coding sequence ATGAACAAGGCACATCATTTCGGGGCCGAGCAGCTCGTAGCGGGCTATGAGAATAGAACGGTTATCCACGGCGTAGACCTGGTGATACCTGACCATAAAATCAGTGTGATTATCGGCTCGAACGGCTGCGGCAAGTCCACGCTGCTCAAAACAATGGCCAGACTTATCAAGCCAACGTCGGGTAAGGTTACCCTCGACGGCAAGCCGATCTCCAAAATGCCGGCCAAACCGCTGGCCCGGGTCATCGGACTGCTGCCGCAATCCCCCATTGTTCCGGAAGGAATCTCTGTCGCCGATTTGGTGGGACGGGGCAGATTTCCGCATCAGTCCCTGCTTGGCGGATGGTCCAGGAAGGATTATGAGGCCGTTGCCGAAGCGATGGAGATTATGAATATCACCGAATTCGCCAATCATAATATCGATGAGCTCTCGGGCGGCCAGCAGCAGCGTGTCTGGATCGCCATGGCGTTGGCCCAGCAGACGGATATCCTGTTTCTCGATGAGCCGACGACCTTCCTGGATATTACCTATCAGGTTGAGATTCTCGATCTGCTCACCGACCTGAACCGCAAGCACGGAACGACAATTGTAATGGTGCTGCATGATATCAACCTGTCCGCGCGGTATGCCGACCATATTTTCGCCCTTCACACAGGTAAGCTTGTCGCTGCCGGTACGCCTGCAGAGGTGATTACAAGCATGCGGGTCAAAGAGATCTTCGGGCTGGATTGCACGGTAATCGCAGACCCTGTCTCAGGCTCTCCGCTGGTCGTACCCAGAGGACGGTATCATGATAGGCAGGCGAATGCTCTAAAATAA
- a CDS encoding alpha/beta hydrolase, with protein sequence MHIRNKLKSWIRIALFIVFVILTLSPVVDWSFSWVLLAALLFMFALKGSIDLIRRKANPSKPKRSSRVLKSVLTAVALLIALTPPILFPQYRVPEVTGEYEVRTAAYTYTDPNRIEEFTDTGEKRFVNVEFWYPGNAEGTYPLVVFSHGAYGVRESNTSTFTELASHGYVVASIDHPYHSFYTQRVDGKITMVNADYLREVNDSNKEGIYTMEELYGLTQKWMKLRTGDMNLVIDTILEKAVSDQDPVYQLIDTEHIGVFGHSMGGAASVALVRERSDVDAVVNLDAPFFNELVYDPEINELAAKNEPYRVPLLNIYTDDVWRQLGKNSAYAANKTDNPNFKDAYTVHFQGAKHLSLTDLPLFSPILANMLQGGRADIDKYYCIETMNALILQFFDYTLKGTGQFEPQAVY encoded by the coding sequence ATGCATATCCGCAACAAGCTCAAAAGCTGGATTAGAATCGCCCTGTTTATCGTATTCGTTATACTGACACTGTCACCCGTTGTTGATTGGAGCTTCAGCTGGGTACTGCTGGCGGCACTGCTGTTCATGTTTGCGCTGAAGGGTTCGATTGATCTTATCCGAAGGAAGGCGAATCCAAGTAAGCCCAAACGTTCATCCAGGGTATTGAAAAGCGTGTTAACCGCTGTGGCACTGCTAATCGCACTTACACCGCCCATTCTATTCCCGCAGTACCGGGTACCTGAAGTGACAGGGGAATATGAAGTCAGAACGGCGGCTTACACATATACGGACCCTAACCGGATTGAAGAATTTACGGATACCGGGGAGAAGCGGTTTGTGAATGTAGAATTTTGGTATCCGGGCAATGCGGAGGGCACCTATCCGCTGGTGGTCTTTTCTCATGGGGCCTACGGGGTCAGGGAAAGCAACACTTCAACCTTTACGGAGCTGGCCAGTCACGGCTATGTAGTAGCTTCTATCGATCATCCTTACCATTCCTTTTACACACAGAGAGTGGACGGGAAGATCACTATGGTTAATGCAGATTATCTGCGGGAGGTTAACGATTCCAACAAAGAAGGCATCTACACGATGGAAGAGCTGTACGGACTTACGCAAAAATGGATGAAGCTGCGGACCGGGGATATGAATTTGGTGATAGATACGATCCTGGAGAAGGCTGTAAGTGACCAGGACCCCGTATATCAGCTTATCGACACTGAGCACATTGGCGTATTCGGCCACTCCATGGGTGGTGCGGCAAGCGTGGCGCTCGTCCGGGAGCGTAGCGATGTGGATGCTGTGGTGAATCTGGATGCCCCGTTCTTCAATGAGCTTGTGTATGACCCTGAGATTAATGAGTTGGCGGCAAAAAATGAACCCTACCGCGTACCGCTGCTGAACATTTATACAGACGATGTGTGGAGACAGCTCGGGAAAAACTCGGCTTACGCGGCGAACAAGACCGATAATCCAAACTTTAAGGATGCGTATACCGTTCATTTTCAAGGCGCCAAGCACTTAAGCCTAACCGATCTTCCGCTGTTCTCGCCGATCCTTGCGAATATGCTGCAGGGCGGGCGAGCCGATATCGATAAGTATTACTGCATTGAGACGATGAATGCGCTGATTCTGCAGTTTTTTGACTATACGTTAAAAGGGACTGGACAGTTTGAACCGCAGGCGGTGTACTGA
- a CDS encoding FecCD family ABC transporter permease has protein sequence MTNQAIEYIIAGRRRRHRRGILVTSLLAVLAGILCCAMLLLGNTIYPVTDVIRALSGEELKGVSFAVNIIRLPRMLAGLFAGFAFGIAGYTFQTMLRNPLANPNVIGITSGSSAAAVYCIVILQASGAVISLASVIAGLATVLLIYVLSRGKTFSIGRLILIGIGLQAMLDAVISYLLLISSEKDVPSAIRWLTGSLNGSQMRELPPLVIIVIICTPIIILLGKHLSILELGEQSATSLGVSTDKTRIVLIVSSVCMVAIATATTGPIAFVSFLSGPIAKRLVGTGSSNILPAGLVGVNLVLASDLIGQFAFEYRFPVGIITGLLGAPYLIFLLIRMNRKGEL, from the coding sequence ATGACAAATCAGGCGATTGAATATATTATTGCTGGCAGACGCCGTAGACACCGCCGGGGCATACTGGTGACCAGCCTCCTCGCAGTACTTGCAGGTATTCTGTGCTGCGCGATGCTTCTGCTCGGGAACACGATCTATCCGGTGACAGATGTCATCCGGGCTCTCTCCGGAGAGGAGCTCAAGGGAGTCTCTTTTGCGGTGAATATCATCCGGCTGCCGCGGATGCTGGCGGGACTGTTCGCCGGATTTGCCTTTGGCATTGCCGGGTACACCTTCCAGACCATGCTGCGTAACCCGCTTGCGAACCCGAATGTGATTGGCATTACGTCCGGCTCAAGCGCGGCGGCGGTGTACTGCATCGTCATACTTCAGGCAAGCGGAGCGGTTATCTCCCTAGCTTCGGTAATTGCCGGTCTGGCCACGGTACTGCTGATTTATGTACTATCCAGAGGGAAGACCTTCTCCATCGGGCGGTTAATCCTGATCGGGATCGGCTTGCAGGCTATGCTGGATGCTGTAATCTCCTATCTGCTGCTGATCAGCTCCGAGAAAGACGTTCCCTCAGCCATCAGATGGCTGACCGGCAGTCTCAACGGCTCGCAAATGCGCGAGCTTCCGCCGCTGGTGATCATCGTAATCATCTGTACGCCAATCATCATCCTGCTGGGCAAGCATCTGAGTATACTGGAGCTTGGAGAACAATCGGCCACCTCGCTCGGCGTAAGCACAGATAAGACAAGAATTGTGCTGATTGTCAGTTCTGTCTGTATGGTTGCGATTGCTACGGCTACTACAGGACCAATTGCCTTTGTCTCCTTCCTGTCGGGGCCGATCGCGAAGAGACTGGTTGGAACAGGCTCCTCGAATATCCTTCCGGCGGGTCTTGTCGGAGTTAATCTGGTTCTGGCGTCCGATCTGATCGGACAATTTGCTTTTGAGTACAGATTCCCTGTAGGCATCATTACCGGATTACTCGGAGCGCCATATCTGATCTTCCTGTTAATCCGGATGAATCGAAAGGGAGAGTTATAA
- a CDS encoding FecCD family ABC transporter permease yields the protein MNSSPLSDDKQLKLHIPKNFTLVLMSCLVLLVLCVIASLVLGARHVGWNELIDGLFHPEVDSYGANVVRKRISRTVFSLMCGGALGVSGALMQAVTRNPIADPSILGVNTGASLFVVCGIAFLNISSANQYIWLALAGAAITAVFVFGIGSMGRGGATPIKLVLAGAAISAALSSLVTAIMIPRSYVMDQFRFWQVGSVGSGTWSSITTFIPFLLAGMLIAFITAPALNALALGDDVATGLGVRTGTLRLIAALAGVLLCGAVTALAGPIGFIGLLSTHVIRLILGSDLRFVIPMSAVTGAIILTISDVGGRLIGSPGELEVGVVTAFVGAPILILLAMKSKVRSL from the coding sequence ATGAATAGTTCACCGCTTTCGGACGATAAACAGCTAAAATTGCATATCCCGAAGAACTTTACCCTGGTCCTGATGAGTTGCCTGGTATTGCTTGTCTTGTGCGTGATAGCCTCCCTTGTACTGGGAGCGCGTCACGTGGGGTGGAATGAACTGATCGATGGTTTATTTCATCCGGAGGTGGACAGCTACGGGGCAAATGTGGTCCGCAAGCGGATTTCCCGGACGGTATTCAGTTTAATGTGCGGCGGGGCACTCGGAGTATCGGGAGCGCTGATGCAGGCGGTTACCCGCAACCCGATTGCCGACCCGAGCATCCTGGGAGTGAACACGGGGGCATCCTTGTTTGTGGTTTGCGGCATTGCGTTCTTGAACATAAGCTCCGCGAACCAGTATATATGGTTAGCTCTGGCCGGAGCTGCGATTACTGCTGTATTCGTATTCGGAATCGGCTCAATGGGACGTGGCGGAGCCACGCCCATTAAGCTCGTTCTGGCGGGTGCTGCCATAAGCGCTGCCTTATCTTCTCTGGTCACGGCCATCATGATTCCGCGTTCTTATGTTATGGACCAGTTCCGGTTCTGGCAGGTGGGGAGTGTCGGCTCGGGAACCTGGAGCAGCATTACGACATTTATCCCGTTCCTGCTTGCCGGTATGCTGATCGCGTTCATTACGGCTCCGGCCCTGAATGCGCTGGCACTGGGCGATGATGTGGCGACGGGTCTGGGTGTGCGGACAGGCACACTGCGGCTCATTGCGGCGCTTGCAGGTGTTCTGTTATGCGGTGCAGTTACGGCCCTGGCCGGGCCGATCGGCTTCATCGGCTTGTTATCAACTCACGTCATACGTCTTATCCTTGGATCGGACCTGCGTTTCGTTATCCCTATGTCAGCGGTTACCGGAGCCATTATTCTGACGATATCGGATGTAGGCGGCAGGCTTATTGGAAGCCCCGGGGAGCTTGAAGTCGGTGTAGTTACAGCGTTTGTAGGGGCACCGATCTTAATTCTATTAGCGATGAAATCGAAAGTGCGGTCCTTATGA
- a CDS encoding DUF3021 family protein: protein MKLSEFVKDIIRDFLIIFASIMIIITVLRQIFIPELAFDLISVYTIMGFSLLGALTGIIWYTPHEISERAMRVRIVVHFLTLEILLIALASLIGVVTGVPGALLLALQIAVVYAVVRVLSYGKDKKEAEQINERLKAVKQEIHE, encoded by the coding sequence ATGAAGTTATCTGAATTTGTCAAAGACATCATCCGCGATTTTCTGATCATCTTCGCATCCATCATGATTATCATTACAGTGCTGCGGCAGATTTTTATCCCGGAGCTCGCATTTGACCTGATATCGGTCTATACGATTATGGGCTTCTCCCTGCTTGGGGCCTTAACGGGAATCATTTGGTACACTCCACATGAGATAAGCGAGCGGGCCATGCGTGTTAGAATCGTTGTTCATTTTCTCACCCTGGAGATTCTGTTGATTGCCCTTGCCAGCCTGATCGGAGTTGTGACTGGTGTGCCCGGCGCACTCCTTCTTGCCCTCCAAATTGCCGTGGTATATGCCGTAGTCCGGGTGCTGTCCTATGGGAAGGATAAGAAGGAAGCAGAGCAAATTAACGAGAGACTTAAGGCTGTTAAACAAGAAATTCACGAATAA